The following coding sequences lie in one Thalassoglobus polymorphus genomic window:
- a CDS encoding Gfo/Idh/MocA family protein — MPVVSPEQEQIGKDNFSGAVHSVNSGDLSRRDVLKAIAAGGVGTSAALFGYGALKGERVKVAFIGTGDEGNILLNEHPPEYMEIVAIADLRPSNRERAFKGDGNDVRRGLVKKLGAKEAAKIKTYGSHKELLEHKDELGLEAVVIATPLVTHAPISIDCMNAGLHVLTEKLMARTVPQCKEMIRKARDKNLLLAVGHQRHYSVLYDNANNLIQNGLLGDIRHIRAQWHRNNSFPHSDSWQKGIPRPDQKIPAKDLEQFGFNDVNQLVNWRLYEQTGGGLMAELGSHQMDAASIFLGKVHPIAVSGFGGKNFYGIPNVGPKDKWDDDREIDDQIFVTFEFPGAQYDATDEVKKRDKCIVTYSSINTNKFEPYGELVYGTRGTMFMKTEKEAMLWKEDGRGSQGGGPDQRLWVISGSEGGEGGPVMEAYETTSGPKVADTGGADWASNVSRGYREEMEHFCYAIRNQGPNYWPDGKPMDPEKGGLRCNGVVAMADAIMALTANLAMDLQTRIEFKPEWFDPDSDAAPELEHGVKA; from the coding sequence GTGCCTGTTGTCTCTCCTGAGCAAGAACAAATCGGCAAGGACAATTTCTCCGGAGCTGTCCATTCCGTCAATTCGGGTGATTTGAGTCGTCGCGACGTATTGAAAGCAATTGCTGCTGGCGGCGTCGGGACTTCGGCAGCCTTGTTTGGATACGGTGCCCTGAAAGGCGAACGTGTCAAAGTGGCGTTCATCGGAACCGGGGATGAAGGAAATATCCTTCTCAACGAACATCCTCCGGAATACATGGAAATTGTTGCCATCGCCGATTTGCGACCTTCGAACCGCGAACGCGCCTTCAAAGGTGATGGAAATGACGTCCGCCGTGGACTCGTCAAAAAGCTCGGAGCTAAAGAAGCTGCAAAAATTAAAACTTACGGCAGCCACAAAGAGCTTCTCGAACACAAAGATGAACTGGGACTCGAGGCGGTCGTCATCGCAACCCCGTTGGTGACGCATGCTCCCATTTCCATCGACTGCATGAACGCCGGCCTGCATGTGCTGACCGAAAAACTGATGGCTCGAACAGTTCCTCAGTGCAAGGAAATGATTCGAAAAGCACGCGACAAAAACCTGTTGCTGGCAGTCGGTCACCAGCGTCACTACAGCGTGCTCTACGATAATGCGAATAACCTGATTCAAAACGGCCTGTTGGGTGATATCAGACACATTCGCGCACAATGGCATCGAAACAACAGCTTCCCGCACAGCGACAGTTGGCAGAAAGGGATTCCCAGGCCAGATCAAAAAATTCCAGCCAAGGACCTCGAACAGTTTGGTTTTAACGACGTCAACCAACTGGTCAACTGGCGACTCTACGAACAGACGGGCGGCGGCCTGATGGCGGAACTTGGTTCTCACCAGATGGACGCAGCCAGTATTTTCCTTGGAAAAGTTCACCCAATCGCAGTCAGTGGATTCGGTGGAAAGAACTTCTACGGAATTCCAAACGTCGGACCTAAAGACAAGTGGGACGATGACCGGGAGATTGACGACCAGATTTTCGTGACCTTTGAATTCCCTGGTGCTCAGTACGATGCAACCGACGAAGTGAAGAAACGCGACAAGTGCATCGTCACATACTCTTCGATTAACACGAACAAATTCGAGCCGTACGGTGAACTGGTTTACGGAACTCGTGGCACGATGTTTATGAAAACCGAAAAAGAAGCGATGCTCTGGAAAGAAGATGGCCGTGGCAGTCAGGGAGGCGGCCCAGACCAACGTTTGTGGGTCATTTCCGGGTCTGAAGGGGGCGAAGGTGGTCCTGTCATGGAAGCCTACGAAACAACCTCTGGACCGAAGGTCGCTGACACTGGAGGTGCCGATTGGGCATCAAACGTCAGTCGCGGTTACCGCGAAGAAATGGAACACTTCTGTTACGCGATCCGTAATCAGGGCCCAAATTACTGGCCCGATGGAAAACCAATGGATCCGGAAAAAGGTGGACTTCGCTGTAACGGTGTCGTTGCCATGGCGGATGCGATCATGGCTTTGACAGCGAACCTCGCGATGGACCTCCAGAC
- a CDS encoding YeiH family protein — translation MSNESSEPQTSGTSVELPAERPSLWVDMRSSEDWWAVWCAIILLAISFGAVWFSQPDGLAEKWASGEEVKVVSPLSDWVAKPGKWTENPIDALSSNFVGIIGAFFFIAVVFGLAMSLRGKPAGDFLRAFPFVFLLATLAYTMAGQSVVKAYNLEYALWALLVGLVISNTVGTPVFLKPAILTEFFIKTGLVLLGAEVLMSRLLALGLPGIFVAWIVTPVVLISTYIFGQKVLKIPSKSLNMVISADMSVCGVSAAIATAAACKAKKEELSLSIGLSLSFTVIMMVVLPAIIKATGMDPILGGAWLGGTIDSTGAVAAAGAVLGDEALEVAATVKMIQNILIGVTAFCVAIYWVTYVERDASAPRVGAMEIWYRFPKFVLGFVGMSILFSILYSTLDGGPALVDAMIKGSTKTLRGWFFCLAFVSIGLETNFRELLPQLKGGKPLILYVCGQSLNLILTLSMAWLMFKVVFADSVSP, via the coding sequence ATGTCGAACGAATCTTCAGAACCCCAAACCTCGGGAACTAGTGTCGAACTTCCTGCGGAACGCCCGAGCCTTTGGGTAGATATGCGGTCGAGTGAAGATTGGTGGGCGGTGTGGTGTGCCATCATTTTATTGGCGATTTCATTCGGGGCAGTCTGGTTTTCTCAACCAGACGGTTTAGCAGAGAAATGGGCCAGCGGAGAAGAAGTTAAAGTTGTCAGTCCTCTCTCTGATTGGGTTGCAAAACCGGGGAAGTGGACAGAGAACCCGATAGATGCGCTCTCGTCAAACTTCGTCGGCATCATTGGAGCCTTCTTTTTTATTGCTGTCGTGTTTGGGTTGGCAATGAGTCTTCGTGGGAAACCGGCAGGGGATTTTCTCAGGGCATTCCCGTTTGTGTTTCTCCTTGCCACTCTCGCTTACACGATGGCTGGGCAAAGTGTCGTCAAAGCGTACAACCTGGAGTATGCCTTGTGGGCATTATTGGTCGGGCTTGTCATCAGTAATACTGTCGGGACTCCGGTCTTTCTGAAACCCGCAATCTTGACGGAGTTTTTTATCAAAACCGGACTGGTTTTGCTCGGTGCAGAAGTTTTGATGAGTCGTCTGCTGGCACTCGGATTGCCCGGGATTTTCGTTGCCTGGATCGTGACTCCGGTCGTCTTGATCTCAACCTATATTTTTGGCCAGAAGGTTTTGAAGATTCCTTCGAAGTCCCTGAACATGGTGATCTCGGCGGATATGTCGGTCTGTGGAGTCTCAGCTGCGATTGCGACGGCTGCGGCTTGTAAGGCAAAGAAAGAAGAACTCTCGTTATCCATCGGCTTATCACTCTCGTTCACTGTCATCATGATGGTGGTTTTGCCTGCGATCATTAAAGCGACGGGGATGGACCCGATCCTTGGTGGAGCATGGTTAGGCGGAACGATTGATTCAACCGGTGCGGTCGCCGCGGCTGGAGCAGTACTCGGAGACGAGGCTCTCGAAGTCGCAGCTACTGTCAAAATGATCCAGAACATTCTGATCGGCGTTACCGCCTTTTGCGTGGCGATCTACTGGGTCACTTATGTTGAACGTGATGCCTCAGCACCACGTGTCGGAGCGATGGAAATTTGGTATCGCTTCCCGAAGTTCGTCTTGGGCTTCGTGGGGATGTCGATTCTGTTTTCAATCCTTTATTCAACATTGGATGGTGGACCAGCCTTGGTCGACGCAATGATCAAAGGCTCTACGAAGACTCTGCGAGGCTGGTTCTTCTGTCTCGCTTTCGTCAGCATTGGACTGGAAACCAACTTCAGAGAACTCCTCCCACAACTCAAAGGAGGGAAGCCGCTGATCTTGTACGTTTGCGGTCAATCATTGAATTTGATTTTAACACTGTCGATGGCATGGTTGATGTTCAAAGTCGTCTTCGCTGACTCGGTGTCCCCATGA